A genomic region of Solanum dulcamara chromosome 2, daSolDulc1.2, whole genome shotgun sequence contains the following coding sequences:
- the LOC129872482 gene encoding uncharacterized protein LOC129872482 has protein sequence MANNTFPNDFNAAPNCTICLEKVVDNGRSSITKLICEHFFHTGFRCTIVMEGQKSPRRSPRIRIVDSTGSGEVNVGPIFSLGISANQSPEEGGGEKFVDSDDDFEDLPPQFQSKKVKPTVVQEKNPKIRNRLCKNTVLPQSLYLLDLFRNTCFGYFLDLLKVTIQLQLIHCLMNRELKHTPNDVFDVELNEKMLFFGLREFGLIIGLNCVSDGCSVNVLDSPCRLLSNYFPEQITIYKNHLRELFLSKKFIDDDSAISLAVLFFINDFLFSYENNEYQISNRDFYLVENGQFNSYSWGLDVYKKLLDNVRHKLNSTNQYYILGGLPLSLQIWIFECCYRVDEDLALQISDSIPIILRWKTVAESPWQKLIENGIFMPTKCKFENIVASEDEVSKLRLSEPRDYHSEILKLEPKGSNHSLDMLTREVIELRKELAKV, from the exons atGGCAAATAATACTTTTCCAAATGATTTTAATGCTGCTCCTAATTGCACCATTTGTCTAGAAAAAGTTGTTGATAACGGTAGAAGCTCCATCACAAAACTTATTTGTGAACATTTCTTTCACACTG GTTTTAGGTGCACAATTGTAATGGAAGGTCAGAAATCTCCTAGAAGAAGCCCACGAATTCGAATTGTTGATTCAACCGGCAGTGGTGAAGTGAATGTCGGTCCAATTTTTAGTTTGGGAATTTCTGCAAATCAATCTCCAGAAGAAGGTGGTGGTGAG AAATTTGTTGAcagtgatgatgattttgaggattTACCTCCTCAATTTCAGTCAAAGAAAGTGAAACCTACAGTTGTTCaggagaagaatccaaaaattcGAAATCGATTGTGCAAAAATACGGTTCTACCGCAGAGTTTATATCTG CTCGACTTGTTTAGGAATACTTGTTTTGGTTACTTTCTTGACCTTCTGAAAGTGACCATACAACTCCAACTTATTCATTGCCTTATGAACAGGGAGTTAAAACACACACCAAATGATGTGTTTGATGTTGAATTAAATGAGAAGATGTTGTTTTTCGGGCTTAGGGAATTTGGGTTAATTATAGGCTTAAATTGTGTTAGTGATGGTTGCTCTGTTAATGTTCTAGATTCTCCTTGTCGGTTGTTGAGCAATTATTTCCCTGAACAAATTACTATTTACAAGAATCATCTACGCGagttatttttatcaaaaaaattcatagatgaTGATTCTGCCATTTCACTAGCTGTTTTGttctttattaatgattttttgttCTCATATGAGAACAATGAATACCAAATTAGTAATAGAGATTTCTACCTTGTGGAAAATGGACAATTCAATTCTTACTCGTGGGGTTTAGATGTCTACAAGAAGTTGCTTGATAATGTGAGGCACAAGCTTAATTCAACCAATCAGTACTATATATTAGGTGGATTGCCTCTTTCCCTTCAAATTTGGATATTTGAGTGTTGTTATAGAGTCGATGAAGATTTAGCTCTTCAAATTTCTGATTCTATTCCAATAATTTTGAGGTGGAAAACCGTTGCTGAAAGTCCTTGGCAAAAGCTTATTGAAAATGGCATCTTCATGCCTACGAAATGCAAG TTTGAGAATATAGTGGCGAGTGAAGATGAGGTATCTAAATTGAGACTTTCTGAACCTCGTGATTACCATTCTGAAATTTTGAAATTGGAGCCGAAAGGATCAAACCATAGTCTAGATATGTTGACCAGGGAGGTTATAGAGTTGAGAAAAGAACTTGCAAAGGTATAA